In Verrucomicrobiota bacterium, the genomic window GCGGTTTTCCTATGGAATTTGCGCACAAAAGCGTCGCCCTTGTCGGTCGACCAAATGTTGGTAAGAGTCGTTTGTTTAACGCGCTTGCCGGCCGTCGTTTGTCTATTGTTCATGATCGACCTGGAGTAACTCGAGACGTTGTTTCCTATGAATTGGATTCTGGCCACGTTTTGATGGATACCGGAGGTATTGGGATAAAACCAGAAATGACTCCGGCTTTGATCCAGGCTGCAGCGGAACAACAAGTAGACTTCGCAATAAAAGCAGCTGACATGGTTCTTTTTGTGACAGATGGGCTTGATGGATTGACGCCTCTTGATGAAATGGTTGCCGAGCATCTTCGATCAAGTGGCAAGCCGGCCTGGGTGGTTGTTAACAAAATTGACGGACCCGAGCACGATTTTAAAATCCACGAGTTCCATAAACTAGGCCTGAAGGGAGTGATGTACACATCCGCAGAACACCGACGTGGAATCAATGAGCTTCGCGAGTTCATCGTGGAAATATTGGGCGAAGTGCCGAAATCTGAGATGGTCGAGGATTCGAGAATCCGTATTTCATTTGTTGGTCGACCGAATGTGGGTAAGTCATCTCTTTGTAATACGCTCCTGCAAGAGGAGCGAATGATTGTCAGCGACATTGCAGGTACAACTCGCGATGCAATCAGTCAGGACCTTGATTTTGAAAATAAATCCGGAGAACTTCTCGAGTTTAGTCTTATCGATACTGCTGGTCTGCGCCGTAAGACCAAGATTATCGATCCAGTCGAATATTTTTCTGCTGTCCGCGTTGAGGAGACGATCGCACGCAGCGATGTGGTATTCCTGGTTCTTGATGCCATGGAGGGTGTGACCAAGCAGGATAAATTGATCGCTGGTGAGATTCTCAACAAAGGAAAGGGGATCATTATTTTGGTAAACAAGTGGGACCTGGCTGTTGAAACCTTCGATCAATACAATTTGCCCGGTTATAAGGACCTCTTTGACTTCAAAAGAAAATTTGCCGAATCTGTGAGAAAGGAAATATTCACGCTCCCTGATTCACCCATACTTTTTGTATCGGCTCGAACCAGCTTTCGTGTTGACGATATCTTAACTGAAGCCGCCTCCATTTATAAAAAATTGTTCGCTCAAATTCCGACCGGGAAGCTCAATCAGGTTATCCAGCGTTACTTGGATCAAACCCCACCACGGTTGGTGCAAAAGATCCGCTTTAAAATATATTACGCTGTTCAGATCTCCACCCGCCCGATTAAGTTTAAATTGTTCTGCAATCAGGCCGGACGTTTGGATGAAGCCTACCGCCGCTTTCTTCAAAGTAAATTGTTGGAAGAATTTCAACTTCAAGGCTGTCCTTTGCTTTTTGATTTGGAAGGGAAGAAGCCGCCGAAGAAATTTTCCTAACCGCTTACTGCGGATATAAATATTTAGCGAATAATTGGATGTCACACCTACCACCCGTTCGATTGGTTTTTATGGGATCTGATCCCATAGTTCTGCCAACCCTGGGTTATGTATTAAGTAGAAACGATCTTGTCGAAATGGTTGCCGTATACACTCAACCTGACAGGGCTCGCGGTCGTGGTCAAAAAGTTCAACCGAATGAAGTTAAGACCTGGGCAATGGAGCATTCGATCCCTGTGGTTCAGCCTGAATCTTTTGGGGAGGAGGAGATTGCGGACTTAGAGAAATGGAAGGCAGGAATCATTTTGGTTATGGCCTACGGTCACCTTCTTCCGCAGAAGGTTTTGGACTCCGCGGCTCTTGGTATTTACAATATTCATACTTCGCTTTTACCAGCGCTTCGCGGGGCATCGCCGATTGAAACCGCGGTTGCTTCTGGTGTGGCGGAGAGCGGTGTTACCCTAATGCAGTTGGTTATGAAAATGGATGCTGGTCCCATTTGTGGCCAGTTAAGTGTACCCAAAGATGACTTGGAAACGGGTGGAAGTTATCGAAAGAAACTAGCGAATGCGAGTCCCGGATTGTTGAAGGTGCATTTGCCTTCTATAGTCGAAGGATCGATAGGTCCCCAGAAGCAGAATGAATCGGCTGTCACCTATTGCCGACTATTAGTGAAGCAAGATGGGCAATTGGACTTTAATCATCCGGCTCGGGATTTGGCACAACGTATTAATGGGCTCAACCCCTGGCCAGGATGTTTTGCCGAATTGAATGAGGTTATACTTAAGGTAGGAACCGCGAGTTGGTCAGATGAGAACTGTAGTCAAGAACCTGGGGTAATATTGAAATGTGACCAGAGCGGAGTATCTGTTTCGACAGTGGATGGAGTCTTGAATTTGCTGACTTTGCAAAAGCCTGGAGGCAGAATGCTGCCTGCCGATGACTTTTTGCGTGGCTTCCCGATCCAGCCTGGTTCACGGTTTGTCAGTCATTCAATGCATCCCTTAGTCACAAAGAAACCGGTTTCTCATAAAAGAGTCTTTCAACTTTATGCGAAACCATAGTATGAATGGGTTGATCTGACCTTTTGAAGGAGTTCCGTCTATGAAGCTAAAGCAATTCACCATCTATTTTTCTCTATTAGTTGTTCCGTTCCTTTGGGTAATGGGACAAAACTATTCTCCGCCTACCCGCATGGTCGGAGGTGCCGGTACGGCAAGTCTGTCTCAGGATGTTGCCTTGCTCAAAGAACAGTTGGGCGAAATGCGGTTTGAAGTTGAGCGACTGTTACGCGAAAATGAGTCGTTGCAACTGAGGATTAAAAAAGTCGAAGCCCAAAGCTCATCCGCTGTAAGTGATGTCGTCTTTCGTCAAGAGCTAGCCTCCTTGTACGCGGAGATTAACCGGCTAAATAAAACTCAAAGGGAGGAGCTTCTTACACAAATCAGCAAACAGATCAGGGCACTCGCGAAAGAAATTGAAAAAACTCCAACTACTGGTGGTAGTTCTCAGCCTTCAGTTCCAGTTGTATTTGACCCGAAATCTTATCCACAAACCGGAATTCTTTATATTGTAAAGCCGGGAGACACACTTTCGAAAATAGCGAGTAGCGTTGGCTCGACAGTTTCCTACATTATTCACGCAAACGAAATTCCAGATCCTGATCGTTTGAAAATCGGGCGTGAGCTCTTTTTACCCATTGACAATCAAAAT contains:
- the der gene encoding ribosome biogenesis GTPase Der, whose translation is MEFAHKSVALVGRPNVGKSRLFNALAGRRLSIVHDRPGVTRDVVSYELDSGHVLMDTGGIGIKPEMTPALIQAAAEQQVDFAIKAADMVLFVTDGLDGLTPLDEMVAEHLRSSGKPAWVVVNKIDGPEHDFKIHEFHKLGLKGVMYTSAEHRRGINELREFIVEILGEVPKSEMVEDSRIRISFVGRPNVGKSSLCNTLLQEERMIVSDIAGTTRDAISQDLDFENKSGELLEFSLIDTAGLRRKTKIIDPVEYFSAVRVEETIARSDVVFLVLDAMEGVTKQDKLIAGEILNKGKGIIILVNKWDLAVETFDQYNLPGYKDLFDFKRKFAESVRKEIFTLPDSPILFVSARTSFRVDDILTEAASIYKKLFAQIPTGKLNQVIQRYLDQTPPRLVQKIRFKIYYAVQISTRPIKFKLFCNQAGRLDEAYRRFLQSKLLEEFQLQGCPLLFDLEGKKPPKKFS
- the fmt gene encoding methionyl-tRNA formyltransferase: MSHLPPVRLVFMGSDPIVLPTLGYVLSRNDLVEMVAVYTQPDRARGRGQKVQPNEVKTWAMEHSIPVVQPESFGEEEIADLEKWKAGIILVMAYGHLLPQKVLDSAALGIYNIHTSLLPALRGASPIETAVASGVAESGVTLMQLVMKMDAGPICGQLSVPKDDLETGGSYRKKLANASPGLLKVHLPSIVEGSIGPQKQNESAVTYCRLLVKQDGQLDFNHPARDLAQRINGLNPWPGCFAELNEVILKVGTASWSDENCSQEPGVILKCDQSGVSVSTVDGVLNLLTLQKPGGRMLPADDFLRGFPIQPGSRFVSHSMHPLVTKKPVSHKRVFQLYAKP
- a CDS encoding LysM peptidoglycan-binding domain-containing protein, with protein sequence MKLKQFTIYFSLLVVPFLWVMGQNYSPPTRMVGGAGTASLSQDVALLKEQLGEMRFEVERLLRENESLQLRIKKVEAQSSSAVSDVVFRQELASLYAEINRLNKTQREELLTQISKQIRALAKEIEKTPTTGGSSQPSVPVVFDPKSYPQTGILYIVKPGDTLSKIASSVGSTVSYIIHANEIPDPDRLKIGRELFLPIDNQN